Genomic window (Candidatus Eisenbacteria bacterium):
CGCGAGGATCTGGCGTAGGTCATGCCCGCCCCTCGCCGTCGGACGGAGACCCAGCCCACGCGCGTCGCCATCGTCGGCGGAGGCTGCGCCGCCATGACGGCGGCGTTCGAGCTGACGCGACCCGTCCATGGCGGACGATTCGAGGTCACCGTCTACCAGCAAGGCTGGCGACTCGGTGGCAAGGGCGCATCGGGTCGCGGTCCCGCAGGACGCATCGAGGAGCACGGGCTGCACGTCTGGATGGGCTGGTACGAGAACGCGTTCCGCATCGTTCGCGAGTGCTACACCGAGCTCACGGGGAACCCCGAGGCATGGCGCGCGGCGTTCGAGCCGGCTTCCACCGTGAGCGTCACCGATCGCACGGCGGACGGACACTGGATGCCGTGGACGCGCGTCTTCCCGCCCGCGCCGGGAATGCCGGGCGACCTGCCGGCCTCACCGGAGCGGTGGACGGTGCGCGACTACGTCCGGCGGACGATCGCGCTCCTGCGCACGCTCTTCGAAGGGGTGCGCCTGCGCGTCGGCGATGTCCCGGACACCTCCGGCGAGCGACGATCAGGCAGCACG
Coding sequences:
- a CDS encoding NAD(P)-binding protein — protein: MPAPRRRTETQPTRVAIVGGGCAAMTAAFELTRPVHGGRFEVTVYQQGWRLGGKGASGRGPAGRIEEHGLHVWMGWYENAFRIVRECYTELTGNPEAWRAAFEPASTVSVTDRTADGHWMPWTRVFPPAPGMPGDLPASPERWTVRDYVRRTIALLRTLFEGVRLRVGDVPDTSGERRSGST